The Solibacillus sp. FSL W7-1464 genome contains a region encoding:
- a CDS encoding YwdI family protein → MITYETIVKQIEKLTTEAAHAATEQQAREKLTAIRALCDVVLDEKVSSPTPASINSMSTMTSSPVYTQPVAIPAQKLEEDDANGDSLFDF, encoded by the coding sequence ATGATTACGTATGAAACGATTGTTAAGCAAATTGAAAAGTTGACAACAGAAGCAGCACATGCGGCAACAGAACAACAAGCCCGTGAAAAGCTTACGGCAATTCGTGCGTTATGTGATGTTGTTTTAGACGAAAAAGTCAGTTCGCCAACACCTGCTTCGATAAATAGCATGAGTACAATGACTTCATCCCCCGTATATACGCAACCGGTCGCAATTCCAGCACAAAAGCTCGAAGAAGACGATGCAAACGGCGATTCATTGTTTGATTTTTAA
- a CDS encoding DUF423 domain-containing protein: MKGSIISGAIHGFLAVALGAFAAHALEDLLDDYSAGIWDTAIQYQMFHATALILVGILMSKAIFGEVRQLKIAMYCFNAGIVFFAGSLMVLALTGIGVLGAITPIGGVFFLVGWIMVIITVVKKTQ; this comes from the coding sequence ATGAAAGGTTCAATTATATCGGGCGCGATCCACGGCTTTTTAGCAGTTGCATTGGGCGCCTTTGCAGCACATGCACTTGAAGATTTGCTAGATGATTACAGTGCAGGCATTTGGGATACAGCCATCCAGTATCAAATGTTCCATGCGACAGCACTTATTTTGGTCGGTATTTTAATGTCGAAAGCCATTTTCGGTGAAGTGAGACAGTTGAAAATTGCAATGTACTGCTTTAATGCAGGGATTGTATTCTTTGCAGGGAGCTTAATGGTATTAGCATTAACAGGAATCGGTGTACTAGGGGCTATTACTCCTATTGGCGGCGTATTCTTTTTAGTGGGCTGGATTATGGTTATTATAACAGTAGTAAAAAAGACTCAGTAA
- a CDS encoding M20 family metallopeptidase translates to MDQLLLKLEENFEEMVIVRRYLHEHPELSHHEVHTPAYIANFYRELGLEVCEYVGGRGVVATLKGAKRGKTVALRADFDALAIQELNDFPYKSKNDGVMHACGHDGHTATILILAKVLTEMREQLSGNVVFIHQHAEELAPGGAKAMIEDGCLEGVDVIFGTHLWAPTPLGEVLVREGAIMAAADRFEIVIQGKGGHGAEPQHSVDAIVVGAHFVTQLQTIISRRIAPLESGVVTIGQFEAINPFNVIADTVKIQGTVRAFDEQVRRQMKEEIELLLKATCLGMHADYQFEYFDGYPPVINHIAETKFVAQIANETTGVEKVSVCPPFMIGEDYGYYMQHVPGTFFFTGAKNPEWETVYPHHHARFDFDERAMLIAAKVLGRATLEFLLNEQREEEST, encoded by the coding sequence ATGGACCAATTATTATTGAAGTTAGAAGAAAATTTTGAAGAGATGGTAATTGTTCGACGCTATTTACATGAGCATCCCGAACTATCCCATCACGAAGTACATACACCTGCGTACATCGCCAATTTCTACCGTGAGTTAGGTTTGGAAGTTTGCGAATATGTTGGAGGGCGTGGGGTGGTAGCCACATTAAAAGGGGCAAAACGAGGAAAAACAGTAGCTTTACGTGCAGATTTCGATGCATTGGCCATTCAGGAACTAAATGATTTCCCATATAAATCAAAGAATGATGGAGTTATGCATGCGTGTGGACATGATGGTCATACGGCAACAATACTTATTTTGGCGAAAGTTTTGACAGAAATGCGGGAACAGCTATCCGGCAATGTTGTGTTTATCCATCAGCATGCAGAAGAGCTTGCTCCAGGTGGGGCAAAGGCGATGATTGAAGATGGCTGTTTGGAAGGTGTGGACGTAATTTTCGGGACACATTTATGGGCACCGACTCCTTTAGGAGAAGTGCTTGTACGAGAAGGAGCCATTATGGCAGCGGCAGACCGGTTTGAAATTGTGATCCAAGGAAAGGGCGGACACGGTGCAGAACCGCAGCACTCGGTTGATGCGATCGTTGTTGGTGCGCACTTTGTCACACAATTGCAGACGATAATCTCGCGTCGTATTGCACCACTTGAATCGGGTGTAGTGACGATCGGGCAGTTTGAAGCGATCAATCCGTTCAATGTCATTGCGGATACAGTGAAAATTCAAGGGACTGTACGTGCATTTGATGAACAAGTGCGAAGACAAATGAAAGAGGAAATCGAATTATTATTGAAAGCGACATGTTTAGGAATGCATGCTGACTACCAGTTTGAATATTTCGACGGGTACCCGCCTGTAATCAATCATATAGCCGAAACAAAATTTGTTGCACAAATAGCAAACGAAACAACAGGAGTAGAAAAGGTTTCGGTTTGTCCTCCGTTTATGATCGGAGAAGATTACGGCTACTATATGCAGCATGTTCCAGGAACCTTCTTCTTTACAGGAGCAAAGAATCCAGAGTGGGAAACAGTATATCCGCATCACCATGCCCGGTTTGATTTTGATGAACGGGCAATGCTCATCGCTGCAAAAGTTTTAGGACGGGCAACATTGGAATTTCTATTAAATGAACAACGAGAAGAGGAATCAACATGA